TGAAAGAGTCTTGATCATTGACAGTCCCCTGTGATGCGGCCGCCTACGCCCAGTGTGCGGCCCGTCATTCGTTGGCCGGATTAGTAACCATGGCCAGTTTCCGGACGTCTTCGCCGGCGCGGGAAATGGTTTCGTTCGCGCTCCGTTTTGTTTCGTGGCTGCCCCGCGGACGAAACAAACCGGCCCTTGCCGACAGGGCTGGCGGAGATTCGCCTGTGTCGGCCAGGGAACCGGTCCGGCTTGCCGGGCCGGGCCGGGCGCGGTAGGAGGGAGCCATGCCGCGTATCGCCTTCTATCCCGGTTCCTTCGACCCCATCACCAACGGCCACCTGGACGTGGTCCGGCACAGCGTTTCGCTGTGCGACCGGCTCGTGGTCGCGATCGGGGTACACCCCGGCAAGAAGCCGCTGTTCGCCACCGAGGAGCGGCTGCAGATGCTCCATGACGTCTGCGGGCCGTTGGCGGCCCAGGCCGGCTGCGTGCTCGAAGCGGTCACATTCGACGATCTCGCGGTGACCGCGGCGCGCAAGCACGGTGCCACCATCATGATCCGGGGTCTGCGTGACGGCACCGATCTCGACTACGAAATGCAGCTCGCCGGCATGAACGGGACCATGGCGCCCGAGGTGCACACGGTCTTCCTGCCGGCCTCTCCCATGGTTCGCCCGATCACCGCCACTTTGGTGCGCCAGATCGCCGGCATGGGCGGGGACGTCTCGGCCTTCGTCCCGCCGCAGGTTGCGGCACAGCTCAAGGCAAAATTCGCCGCTTAACGGCGCTTTCTCTTCATCTCTGATCCGGAGTCGTCATGATTCGAGTTCTCGCAGTTCTTGCCGCGCTTCTGTTCGCGGTGCCGGCGGTGGCGCAGCAATTGCCCGCCAATCTCGACAAGGCCAACGCCATCGTCATCGACAGCACCAAGGGCCGTATCGTCATCAAGCTCCGCACCGATATCGCGCCTCAGCATGCCGAGCGGATCAAGCAGCTCGCGCGCGAGGGCTATTACAACAACGTGCCGTTCCACCGCGTCATGGACGGCTTCATGGCGCAGACCGGCGACGGCGAGAAGTTCAACGGCACCGGCGGCTCGAAATATCCGAACCTGAAGCAGGAATTCTCCAAGGTGCATTTTGCACGCGGCATCGTCGGCATGGCCCGGCGCGGCGACAGCGTCGATAGCGCCAACTCGCAATTCTTCATCATGTTCGCCGACGGCGGCAGCCTCGACGGCCAGTACACCGTGATCGGCGAGGTCGTGCAGGGCATGGATGTCGTCGACAAGCTGAAGAAGGCACCTCCCGGCTCCGCCGGCGGCGCCGTGACCGATCCGGACAAGATGGTGAAGGTGCAGGTCGCCTCCGACATCAAATAGGAGATTGCGATATGGCGCGCTGTGGCGACAAGCTCCTGCTGGTTGCCGCATTGCTGCTGTTCGGCGTCTCCGGTGCGGCCGCCGAGGATGGGCAGGTCAACACCATCCAGGACATCTTCCGGCATCTACGGACCTGCTGGAAACCCCCGCCGCCTTCCAGGGCCCGCCCACTCGACATCACCGTCGTCGTGAGCTTTAACCGGTCCGGCGACATTCTGGGCCATCCGAGGATCTCCTACGAATCCGCGGAGGCCTCCGACAATGACCGGCTGCAATACCGGATCGCGGTGATGGAGGCGTTGCAACGCTGCACGCCGATGCCATTTACCGATGCAATGGCGGGCGCTGCCGCGGGACGTCCATTCGCGATCCAGTTCCGCAGCCGCAAAACGTCACCTGACAAGACTTCACCCTCAACGCAAGAGAGACGAGCATGAGCGCCACCGAAAACACCCTGATCCTCGAGACCACGCAGGGCCCCGTCACCATCGAGATGCGTCCCGACCTCGCGCCCGGCCATGTCGCGCGCATCAAGGAGCTCGTGCGCGAAGGCTTCTACGACGGTATCGTGTTCCACCGGGTGATCGACGGATTCATGGCGCAGACCGGCTGCCCGCAGGGCACCGGCACCGGCGGCTCCGGCAAGAAGCTGAAGGCCGAGTTCAACAAGGAGCCGCATGTGCGCGGCACCACCTCGATGGCGCGCGCCGCCAACCCCGATTCCGGCGACAGCCAGTTCTTCATCTGCTTCGACGACGCCCGCTTCCTCGACAACCAGTACACGGTGTGGGGCAAGGTCACCGAGGGCATGGAGAACGTCGACAAGATCAAGCGCGGCGAGCCGGTGCAGAATCCCGACAAGATCGTCAAGGCGCGGATGGCCGCGGACAAGGAATAGGCCCATCCCCTCATGGTGAGGAGGCGCGCAGCGCCGTCTCGAACCATGAAGGCCGAGCTGCCGCAGCGGGGCCTTCCTCCTTCGAGACGCGCGTTCCGCGCTCCTCAGGATGAGGAGTGACTGTGCGGCTCTGAGCCTGCTCATGCGCACCGACCTGTTCGATTTCGACCTGCCCGCCGAGCGTATCGCACTGCGCCCGGCGAGCCCGCGTGACTCCGCGAGGATGCTGGTCGTGGAGAACGGTGCGCTGCGCGACCAGACTATCGCCGACCTGCCGCAATGGCTGAAGGCGGGCGACCAGCTCGTCGTCAACGACACCAAGGTGATCGCAGCGCAGCTCAAGGGCCGCCGCATCGGCCGCGAGACCGAGCCCAGGATCGAGGCGACGCTGATCAAGCGGCTCGACGGCTCGCGCTGGCAGGCGCTGGTGAAGCCTGCGAAGAAACTTGTCGCCCGCGACCGCATCCGCTTCGGCAATGAAGGCAAGGTGTGCCTGCTCGGCCATCTCGACGCCGAGGTCGAGGCGAAGGGCAGCGAAGGCGAGGTCACGCTGTCGTTCTCGTTCCACGGGCCCGCGCTGGACCAGGCCATCGCCGATCTCGGCAGCCCGCCGCTGCCGCCCTACATCGCCTCCAAGCGCACGCCTGACGATCAGGATCTCGCCGACTACCAGACCATGTTCGCCGCGAACGAAGGCGCGGTCGCAGCTCCGACCGCCGGGCTGCATTTCACCCCGGAACTGGAGAGGGCGCTGCATGAGCGCGGTGTCGGCCTCAACCGCATCACGCTGCATGTCGGGGCAGGCACGTTCCTGCCTGTGAAGGTCGACGATACCGAAGGCCACAAGATGCATGCCGAGTGGGGCACGATCTCGGCCGAGACGGCGGA
The nucleotide sequence above comes from Bradyrhizobium sp. NDS-1. Encoded proteins:
- the coaD gene encoding pantetheine-phosphate adenylyltransferase, which translates into the protein MPRIAFYPGSFDPITNGHLDVVRHSVSLCDRLVVAIGVHPGKKPLFATEERLQMLHDVCGPLAAQAGCVLEAVTFDDLAVTAARKHGATIMIRGLRDGTDLDYEMQLAGMNGTMAPEVHTVFLPASPMVRPITATLVRQIAGMGGDVSAFVPPQVAAQLKAKFAA
- a CDS encoding peptidylprolyl isomerase, producing MIRVLAVLAALLFAVPAVAQQLPANLDKANAIVIDSTKGRIVIKLRTDIAPQHAERIKQLAREGYYNNVPFHRVMDGFMAQTGDGEKFNGTGGSKYPNLKQEFSKVHFARGIVGMARRGDSVDSANSQFFIMFADGGSLDGQYTVIGEVVQGMDVVDKLKKAPPGSAGGAVTDPDKMVKVQVASDIK
- a CDS encoding peptidylprolyl isomerase, which encodes MSATENTLILETTQGPVTIEMRPDLAPGHVARIKELVREGFYDGIVFHRVIDGFMAQTGCPQGTGTGGSGKKLKAEFNKEPHVRGTTSMARAANPDSGDSQFFICFDDARFLDNQYTVWGKVTEGMENVDKIKRGEPVQNPDKIVKARMAADKE
- the queA gene encoding tRNA preQ1(34) S-adenosylmethionine ribosyltransferase-isomerase QueA, producing the protein MRTDLFDFDLPAERIALRPASPRDSARMLVVENGALRDQTIADLPQWLKAGDQLVVNDTKVIAAQLKGRRIGRETEPRIEATLIKRLDGSRWQALVKPAKKLVARDRIRFGNEGKVCLLGHLDAEVEAKGSEGEVTLSFSFHGPALDQAIADLGSPPLPPYIASKRTPDDQDLADYQTMFAANEGAVAAPTAGLHFTPELERALHERGVGLNRITLHVGAGTFLPVKVDDTEGHKMHAEWGTISAETAERLNSARRNGGRIIAVGTTSLRLLESAAREDGTIQPFAAETSIFITPGYRFRAVDVLMTNFHLPKSTLFMLVSAFSGLETMKRAYAHAIASGYRFYSYGDACLLFRAVP